One part of the Treponema sp. OMZ 787 genome encodes these proteins:
- a CDS encoding serine protease, whose translation MKKIFIFLCFFSLNFLCFADLRDYVCVVRPNYKEDIVDCVNEAADALEDMGYADFAEVFKLRVEKDNSFGSGFIYIFNGKSYVVTNNHVCAYADSVSIEMMDADGKTIKKVENCKIIASSAEDDLAIAEIPADAGITKGLSLYKADLREGIDVWSAGYPALGGKPSWQLGKGTLTNKKIKFDDPLYPKDSFFLQHSAPIDAGNSGGPLLVVSKNASEEYAVIGVNKSKARRRETTNFAIPYSTVNSFFKLGFADLNSVQSEKMLKNAEAVFLKQASYPQETLADEKETEDRLKRIYALASLISTDYAKKNGLGMLKDALLRAPTYVRDTIIERMIFSFPIDSLKFAIAYNLERDMNDYKTFSSVENKSDSQNAGGKYIVFKNNNSDKLYSLWIIENKNWKIADFSLNNELSDEKVADSSKNKQEKTKIKEKKSKKSTNMIFASPYKAIVFFEYNGLPTPYGFSSGGTIGAIFNYRFFGYGAMINVNQRPITTRKKTNRFDHDDIFSTSFKIFDAVSYSVLAFIEPNLPISVNDKVTIMPYIQAGGGFGSPFIMPGFFSFHARLSSGVRFIFDIRGKKLMLGAAYLGRYANIEDTRLFLNGFGISVGYSF comes from the coding sequence GTGAAAAAGATATTTATATTTCTTTGCTTTTTTAGTTTAAATTTTTTGTGTTTTGCTGATTTGAGAGATTATGTTTGCGTTGTAAGGCCTAACTACAAGGAAGATATTGTTGATTGTGTAAATGAAGCTGCAGATGCCCTAGAAGATATGGGTTATGCAGATTTTGCAGAAGTATTTAAGTTAAGAGTTGAAAAAGATAACTCATTCGGATCCGGTTTTATTTATATCTTTAACGGAAAAAGCTATGTTGTTACAAACAATCATGTTTGTGCATATGCCGACTCCGTTTCTATAGAAATGATGGATGCTGATGGTAAAACTATAAAAAAAGTTGAAAACTGTAAGATTATTGCAAGCAGTGCTGAAGATGATCTTGCTATTGCGGAAATTCCTGCAGATGCAGGTATAACGAAAGGATTAAGTCTTTATAAGGCTGATTTGCGTGAAGGTATAGATGTATGGTCTGCCGGTTATCCGGCTCTAGGCGGTAAACCGTCATGGCAATTAGGAAAAGGGACATTAACTAATAAAAAAATAAAATTTGATGATCCTCTTTATCCCAAGGATAGCTTTTTTTTACAGCATTCGGCTCCGATAGATGCCGGCAATTCCGGCGGTCCTCTTTTGGTGGTATCAAAAAATGCTTCAGAAGAATATGCAGTTATTGGCGTAAATAAGTCAAAAGCCCGCAGACGTGAAACGACAAACTTTGCAATTCCTTATTCTACTGTAAATTCATTTTTTAAATTGGGCTTTGCCGACTTAAACAGTGTCCAAAGCGAAAAAATGTTAAAAAATGCGGAAGCTGTCTTTTTAAAACAAGCTTCTTATCCGCAAGAAACTCTTGCCGATGAAAAAGAAACTGAGGATAGACTAAAAAGGATCTACGCTCTTGCTTCGCTTATAAGCACTGACTATGCCAAAAAAAACGGATTGGGTATGCTAAAAGATGCCCTTCTCAGAGCTCCTACCTATGTGCGTGATACTATTATTGAAAGAATGATATTTTCCTTTCCTATTGATTCACTAAAATTTGCAATTGCGTATAACCTTGAAAGAGATATGAATGATTATAAAACCTTTTCTTCGGTAGAAAATAAGTCCGATTCACAAAATGCCGGAGGAAAATATATAGTATTTAAAAATAATAACTCAGATAAGTTATATTCATTGTGGATAATTGAAAATAAAAACTGGAAGATAGCTGATTTTTCACTAAATAATGAGCTTTCTGATGAGAAAGTTGCCGATTCTTCTAAAAATAAACAGGAAAAGACTAAGATTAAAGAAAAAAAATCGAAAAAGTCTACAAACATGATTTTTGCATCTCCGTATAAAGCAATCGTTTTTTTTGAATACAACGGACTGCCTACACCATATGGCTTTTCGTCGGGCGGAACTATTGGTGCAATTTTCAATTATAGATTTTTTGGTTATGGAGCTATGATTAATGTAAATCAGCGCCCCATTACTACCAGAAAAAAAACAAATAGGTTTGATCATGACGATATTTTTTCAACCAGCTTTAAAATTTTTGATGCAGTTTCATATTCAGTTTTAGCATTTATTGAACCCAATCTTCCTATTTCAGTAAATGACAAGGTTACTATAATGCCTTATATACAGGCAGGAGGAGGCTTTGGTTCTCCTTTTATCATGCCTGGCTTTTTTAGTTTTCATGCAAGACTTTCTTCAGGAGTTAGATTTATTTTTGATATACGAGGTAAAAAACTGATGCTTGGGGCGGCATACCTTGGAAGATATGCAAATATCGAAGATACACGCCTATTCTTAAATGGATTTGGCATAAGTGTAGGATATTCATTTTAA
- a CDS encoding GNAT family N-acetyltransferase: MNYKIRELKQNEIKLLDTFLYEAIFIPEGEQAPSKDIIKHPDLQIYVSDFGKKDDLCYVAEVEGKVVGAVWTRIINDYGHVDDKTPSLSISLLKEYRNLGIGTELIKQILLTLKEKEYKQVSLSVQKINYAVRMYKKLGFEVVQENKEDYIMICKL, translated from the coding sequence ATGAATTACAAAATAAGAGAATTAAAACAAAATGAAATTAAACTTTTGGATACATTCTTATATGAAGCTATTTTTATTCCCGAAGGAGAACAAGCACCATCCAAAGATATTATAAAACATCCCGATTTACAAATATATGTTTCAGATTTTGGTAAGAAGGATGATCTCTGTTATGTTGCAGAAGTCGAAGGAAAGGTGGTAGGAGCGGTATGGACTCGTATAATAAATGATTACGGCCATGTTGATGATAAAACACCATCCCTTTCAATTTCACTTCTCAAGGAGTATAGAAATCTGGGTATTGGAACAGAACTTATAAAACAAATCCTTTTGACTTTAAAAGAAAAAGAATACAAGCAAGTTTCATTATCGGTTCAAAAGATTAACTATGCAGTTCGGATGTATAAAAAGCTAGGTTTTGAAGTTGTTCAGGAAAATAAAGAAGATTATATTATGATTTGTAAACTTTAA